The Acidimicrobiales bacterium genome segment GGGGGGTGCCGGCCCGGGCCGGGAGTCGTCGTCGTCGTCCCCGAACGGGTCGGCGTCGGAGGCGGCGCCGGCGTCGCCCACGTCGGCGGCCGCCGCGGTGAGGAGGTCGTCGAAGTCGTCGCCCGCATCCTCGTCCTCGTCGCCGTCCGGCCCGTGGGCGGCCCCCGCCGCCCAGGCGTCGTCGCCGCCCCGGGCGTCGTCCTCGTCGCCCGCGTCCCGGTCCTCGTCGCCGTCCGGCCCGTGGGCGGCCCTCGCCGCCCAGGCGTCGTCGCCGCTCCGGGCGTCCGGCGACCACGCGTCGGTCGGCGACCACGCGTCGGTCGGCTCCGGGGCGGGCGCCGGCGGCGGGGGTGGCGGGGCCACCGAACGGACCTGGCGCAGCGTCGCCTCCAGGACGGCCAGCACGTCCTCGACGGGGGCCGCTTCCTGGCGGATGGCCAGGCTGTAGCGCTTGAACACCTCGAGGTCCACCAGCCGCACGAGTCGCATGCCCGAGATTGTCGCCCACAGCGGCCCTCTGCCAGAGTTCCGCGTCGCCATGGCCCCCCAGCGCGTCATCCCGTGGGTCCTCCGCGCCGTGTGGGCGGTGCTCCCCTTCACCGCCGGCCCCGCCTTCGCCGACGCCCTCGCCGAGCGCAGCGGGCCGGTGCAGGACGTGGCGTCGATCGGCCTGTGGGCGGCGTGGGCGGTGGTGCTGGTGGCCACCCTGGTGCCCCACCCGGTCAGCCTCACCGTCGTGCGCTGCGCCGCCCCCGGTGCGGTGGCCGCCGCGCTCTTCGCCGCCCTCGACGCCTCGGGCTCGCCCCTCGCCGTCAGCACGACGGCGCTCGCCCTCGCCGTGGCCCTCCTCCCCGAGACGGGGACCGCCTTCGTCAACGGGCCGGCCTACCCCGGCGAGCGCCGGTTCCTCCTGCGGGCGCCGACACCGCTGCTGGTCGGCGTGCTGGGCGTCGTGTGGGCGTTGGCCACGGCGCCTCTCGCCGCCGGGCCGCTGCTGCTGGCCGCCCGCCAGTGGCTGCCGGGAGCCCTCGTCCTGGCCGTCGGGGTGCCGCTGTCGGTCGTCCTGTTCCGCGCCATGCACGGGCTGTCCCGGCGGTGGCTGGTGTTCGTCCCCGCCGGGGTCGTGCTCCACGACCACATGGCCCTCGCCGACCCGGTGCTGTTCCGGCGCCAGGTGATCGCTCGCCTCGGCCCGGCGCCGGCCGGCACCGACGCCCTGGACCTCACCCAGACCGCTCCCGGCCTCGGCCTGGAGCTCACCCTCACCGAGGAGGTGTCGGTCGTGCGGTCCAAGCCGGGCCAGCGGCTGGGTGAGCCGGCCACCGCCACCCGGGTGCTCGTCACCCCCACCCGGCCCGGCGCCGTGCTGCGGGAGGCGGCCGAGCGGGGCCTGCCCGTCGGGTGACGGGCTGGCCCGCCTATTCGACGACGACGCCGGCCAGATCGTCGCCCGGCGGGTACTGCGGGTCGAGCGACTCCAGCGTCTCGACCAGGATCGTGCTCACCGCCCAGTTGCGGTACCACTTCCGGTCGGCCGGCACGACGTACCACGGCGCCGCGTCGGTGGAGGTGCGGGACACCGCCTCGGCGAACGCGGCCTGGTAGTGGTCCCAGCGGGCCCGCTCCTCCAGGTCGCCCACCCGGAACTTCCACCGCTTGCCCGGGTCCTCGAGGCGGGCCCGCAGCCGCTCCGCCTGCTCGTCCTTGGAGATGTGCAGCAGCACCTTGACGACCACCGTGCCGGCGGCCGCCAGGTTCGCCTCGAAGTCGTCGATGAGCCGGTAGCGGGGCCGCCACACCGACTCCGGCACCAGCTCGCGCACCCGCACGACCAGCACGTCCTCGTAGTGGGAACGGTTGAACACCACGACCTCGCCCCGGGCCGGCGTGTGCCGGTGGACCCGCCACAAGAAGTCGTGCTCGAGCTCCTCCTCCGACGGGGCCCGGAACGAGACGACGCGTGCCCCGGCCGGGTTGAGCCCGCGGAACAGGTGCTTCACCGTCCCGTCCTTGCCGCCGGCGTCGATGGCCTGGAGCACCACCAGCACCGACCGGCGGTGCTCGGCCCACAGCCGCTCCTGCAGCTCCGCCAACCGGGCGTGGAGGCCGTCGAAGGCGGCGACGGCCGCCTCCTTCCCGCCACAGCCGTCCGTCGACCCGGGTTCGAGGGCACCCAGGTCGACGGTCGTCCCGGGCGCCACCCGCCACCGCTCGCCCGGCGCCATCCTGCGACCCTACGCGGCGGTGGCCGTTCTCTGGACACGACGAGCCGGTGTCCGGCGCCGGCGGTCCACAGAACGCTCGGGTCAGCGCGCCGTGGCCGCCCCCAGCACCCGGTCGCCGTCGTACAGGGCGACGGTCTGGCCGGGCGCCACGCGGCGCTGGGGCGCCTCCCACCGCACCGCCGCGCCCTCGAAGACCCCGGGGGCGGCGGCGCCGTGGGCGCTGGCCTGCGCCAGCACGCGTGTGCCCGGCGCAACCGGCCGGTCGACCCACGAGACGCTCGAGGCGTCGAGGACGACCTCGTCGGCGCAGGCGTCGGCGGCGGTCCCGGCGACCACGGTGGCGCTGGCGACGTCCACCGACAACGCGTAACGACGGACACCATCGCCCGGGCCCAGGCCCCGGCGCTGGCCGACGGTCACCAGCTCGACGGCCGGCACGGTGCCGACCTCCTCGCCGGTGGCGGCGTCCACGACTCGGCCGGGGCGGAGCGGGATGCGGGGGGCGAGGAACGCCCGGCGGCCGCCCCCGCGTGAGATGAAGCACACGTCCTGGCTGTCGGGCTTGGCGGCGGTCCGCAGCCCGAGGGCGGCCGCCCGCGCCCGGACGTCGGCCTTGGTCAGCTCGCCCACCGGCAGCAGCACCCGCGCCAGCTGCTCCTGGCCGAGCATGGAGAGGACGTACGACTGGTCCTTGGCGGCGTCGGCACCGCGGCGCAGGTGCCACCGCCCGCCGTCGGGCACGACCCGGGCGTGGTGCCCGGTGGCCACGGCGTCGAACCCGAGGCGCACCGCCCGCTGGAGCAGGCGGTCGAACTTCAGGTGGCGGTTGCACTCGATGCACGGGTTGGGCGTGCGCCCGGCGGCGTGGGCGTCGGCGTAGGGCCCGACCACCCGCGCCTCGAAGTCCTCGGTGAAGTTGAACACGTGGTGGTCGATCCCGAGCTGCTGGGCGACCCGGCGGGCGTCCTCCACGTCGGCCACCGAGCAGCACCCGGAGTCGCTCGCCCCGCCCCACAGCTTGAGGGTGGCCCCGACCACCGCGTGGCCCTCGTCGCGCAGGAGGGCGGCCGCCACCGACGAGTCGACGCCGCCCGACATGGCGACCAGCACCCGCACCGGTCAGCCCTCGCGGAGGCGGGCGACGGCCTCGGGGACCGTCTTGAGCGCCAGGTCGACCTCGTCGTCGGTGGTCGCCGGCCCGAGCGAGAGGCGCAGGCTGGCCAGCGCCTCGTCCCGGGGGACGCCCATGGCCGCCAGCACGTGCGACGGCTCGAGGGCCCCGCTGGCGCAGGCCGAGCCGGCCGACGCGCACACGCCCGCATCGTCCAGCAGCACGAGGAGCGCCTCGCTCTCGGCTCCCGGGAACCGGAGGTGGCAGCTGCCGGCCACCCGGCCGGCGCGCCGGCCCGTCTCGACGGCGTCGGGGACGGCGGCGAGGAGGCCGTCGGCCAGCCGGTCGCGCAGGGCGGCGACCCGGGCCACCGTGCGCGCACGCCCCTCGACCGTCGCCCGCATGGCGGCGGCCATGCCCACGATCCCGGCCACGTTGTGGGTCCCGCTGCGCCGGTCCCGCTCCTGGCCGCCCCCGTGGAACAGCGGCTCGAGCACGACGCCCGAGCGCACCAGCAGGGCGCCGACGCCCTTGGGGCCACCGAACTTGTGGGCGCTCACGGCGATGAGGTCGGCGACCTGCCCGAGGGCGGCGACGTCCAGCCACGGGAACGCCTGCACGGCGTCGGTGTGGAGCACGGCCGCCGGGGCCAGGCGGCGGACGACGTCGGCCACCCCGGCCAGCGGCTGCACGGTGCCGACCTCGTTGTTGGCCAGCATCACCGCCACCACGGACGTGTGCTCGCCGAGGACGGCCGCCAGCGCGTCCAGGTCGACGACACCATCGGCGCCGACGGGGGTCGCCCGCCCGCCCAGGGCCGTCGTGGCGTGGAGGACGGCGTGGTGCTCGGTGGCGGCGCACACCACCGTCCCGCCCCGGTGGCGCTGGGCGCCGACGACGGCCAGGTTGTCCGACTCGGTGCCGCCGCTCGTGAACACCACCTCGCCCGGCTCGCACCCGAGGCAGGCGGCGGCCACGTCGCGCGCCTCGTCCACCGCCCGGCGGGCGACGCGGGACACGGCGTGGGCCCCCGACGGGTTGCCGAACCGCTCGGTGAGGAAGGGCATCATGGCCTCCAGCGCCTCGGGACGGAGGGGCGTGGTGGCGGCGTGGTCGAGGTAGGCGAGCGGCGCGGTCACGGCCCTCCCAGGCTACGGGAGCGGCCCCGGGCCTACGACAGGCGGTCGCGCAGCCAGGCGGCGTCGTGCACGGCGTTCGCCTCGTGGTCGTTGTTGAAGTAGGCATAGACGTCGCGGCCCTCGGCCAGCCACGCCTCGAGGCGCTCGGCGGCGGGCGCCAGGTTGTCGGGGCCGTAGCGCCCCCAGTACTTGCGCTCCAACGCCTGCGGACCGTGGAAGCGGACGTAGGTCCAGTCGGCGGTGAGGACCCAGGGGTGGTCGGGCAGCAGGTCGTGGATGCACAGGGCGGCGCCGTGGCGGCGCAGCACCTCGTACACCTCCTCGTGCAGCCACGAGCCCTCGCGCACCTCGACCGCCCACCGCAGGTGCCCCGGCGCGACGGACAGGAACTCGTCGAGGCGGGCGGCGTCCCGCTTCCAGCGGGGCGGCAGCTGGACCAGCGTGGGGCCGAGCGAGCGGCCCAGGCGCTCCACCCGCTCGAGGTGGTTGGGCAGCCACGAGGCGGCGTCCCGCAGCTTCATGCGGTGGGAGCCGAACTGGCCGAGCTTCAGGGCGTAGACGAAGTCCTCGGGCGCCTGGGCGGCCCACCCGTCCATGGTCTTCTCCTGGGGCAGGCGGTAGAAGGTGTTGTTGATCTCGACGCTGTCGAAGCGGCCGGCGTAGTGGTCGAACCACCGCCGCTGCGGCAGGTCGTCCGGGTACACCAGCCCCCGCCAGTCCTTGTACACCCAGCCCGAGCAGCCGATCCGGGGGCGTCCGCGTGGCACCCCTCTCCCCTACCCCGCCCCGCCCGGGGGGACGCCGACGGTGCACCGGCTCAGGCGGCTCAGGCGGCTCAGGCGCGGCTCAGGCGCGGAGGTCGACCACCTTGCGGTCGCCGTGGGCCGCCAGCCGGGCGTCCAGCGTCGGCGGGTCCACGACGACGTACTGGGTGGCGAACAGCTCGGTGTCGAGCTCGGCCAGCAGCTCGGGCAGGGGCGTGCCGGGCGAGACCGCCAGGAACACGAACAGCTCCTCGCCATCGGCCGTGTTCCGCAGCTCGGCCTGCCAGTCGGCCACCCCCCGGTGGTCGTCCAGCACCCGCAGGAACGACGGCGTCTCCGAGTCGACCCGCAGGAGGGGGCCCTTGGCGCCACACGACGGGCACGGGCCCGGCTCCAGCGAGGCGATCACCCCGGTCCGGAGGCGGACCATCACCGTGCCGTGCCAGCCCAGCGCCGTCCAGACGACCTCGCCGTCGGCGCCCGGCGGGACCGGCGTCGCCGAGAGAGGGTCGACGACCTGGACCAGCTCGGCCTCGGGCCACGTGTGCAGCGCCGTGGCGCC includes the following:
- a CDS encoding DUF72 domain-containing protein, which produces MPRGRPRIGCSGWVYKDWRGLVYPDDLPQRRWFDHYAGRFDSVEINNTFYRLPQEKTMDGWAAQAPEDFVYALKLGQFGSHRMKLRDAASWLPNHLERVERLGRSLGPTLVQLPPRWKRDAARLDEFLSVAPGHLRWAVEVREGSWLHEEVYEVLRRHGAALCIHDLLPDHPWVLTADWTYVRFHGPQALERKYWGRYGPDNLAPAAERLEAWLAEGRDVYAYFNNDHEANAVHDAAWLRDRLS
- a CDS encoding PPK2 family polyphosphate kinase encodes the protein MAPGERWRVAPGTTVDLGALEPGSTDGCGGKEAAVAAFDGLHARLAELQERLWAEHRRSVLVVLQAIDAGGKDGTVKHLFRGLNPAGARVVSFRAPSEEELEHDFLWRVHRHTPARGEVVVFNRSHYEDVLVVRVRELVPESVWRPRYRLIDDFEANLAAAGTVVVKVLLHISKDEQAERLRARLEDPGKRWKFRVGDLEERARWDHYQAAFAEAVSRTSTDAAPWYVVPADRKWYRNWAVSTILVETLESLDPQYPPGDDLAGVVVE
- a CDS encoding cysteine desulfurase family protein, which gives rise to MTAPLAYLDHAATTPLRPEALEAMMPFLTERFGNPSGAHAVSRVARRAVDEARDVAAACLGCEPGEVVFTSGGTESDNLAVVGAQRHRGGTVVCAATEHHAVLHATTALGGRATPVGADGVVDLDALAAVLGEHTSVVAVMLANNEVGTVQPLAGVADVVRRLAPAAVLHTDAVQAFPWLDVAALGQVADLIAVSAHKFGGPKGVGALLVRSGVVLEPLFHGGGQERDRRSGTHNVAGIVGMAAAMRATVEGRARTVARVAALRDRLADGLLAAVPDAVETGRRAGRVAGSCHLRFPGAESEALLVLLDDAGVCASAGSACASGALEPSHVLAAMGVPRDEALASLRLSLGPATTDDEVDLALKTVPEAVARLREG
- the mnmA gene encoding tRNA 2-thiouridine(34) synthase MnmA codes for the protein MRVLVAMSGGVDSSVAAALLRDEGHAVVGATLKLWGGASDSGCCSVADVEDARRVAQQLGIDHHVFNFTEDFEARVVGPYADAHAAGRTPNPCIECNRHLKFDRLLQRAVRLGFDAVATGHHARVVPDGGRWHLRRGADAAKDQSYVLSMLGQEQLARVLLPVGELTKADVRARAAALGLRTAAKPDSQDVCFISRGGGRRAFLAPRIPLRPGRVVDAATGEEVGTVPAVELVTVGQRRGLGPGDGVRRYALSVDVASATVVAGTAADACADEVVLDASSVSWVDRPVAPGTRVLAQASAHGAAAPGVFEGAAVRWEAPQRRVAPGQTVALYDGDRVLGAATAR